From Psychrobacillus sp. FSL K6-2836, a single genomic window includes:
- a CDS encoding DEAD/DEAH box helicase — translation MEMIIERSSEWAEGFIKRLENVEPWDNWTLYNMSYDIAKNSLITEFTGLQSPKYLTNLKPLEHQLKVAETVIERMNGKAILADEVGLGKTIEAGLILKEYLVRGLVKKALILAPASLINQWVEELHYKFYIPAVPYKKNTPLEHCDVIVLSMDTAKKSPHRELIFAQDYDMIIIDEAHKLKNHKTKIYEFVQSLKKKFCLLLTATPVQNDVFELFNLISLLKPGHLGNYETFQSAFSASKHDLEHDDYLKELVNQVMVRNRRQDTGIEWTNRQVNIIPIQFTNEEKEVYEMIVDLKNISPVFSGAFSMITLQKEMCSSKEATFLTLNKMRQNCTNPEENASIENVMQRLMALEINSKAEKAYEIISQAKDKVIIFTEYKASQAYLQWYLHTKGITSVLFNGKFNKNKRDYMKHLFKEHAQVLIATESGGEGINLQFCHHVINYDLPWNPMKLEQRIGRVHRLGQEHDVHIYNLAIDNTIEIDILQLLYKKIDVFEKVVGDLDDILSAFQKTI, via the coding sequence ATGGAAATGATTATCGAAAGGTCATCGGAATGGGCAGAGGGATTTATTAAACGGCTAGAAAATGTTGAGCCATGGGATAATTGGACTCTTTATAATATGAGCTATGATATTGCAAAAAATAGTTTAATCACAGAGTTTACAGGTCTTCAATCTCCTAAGTATTTGACTAATTTAAAGCCGCTTGAACATCAATTAAAGGTTGCGGAAACAGTTATTGAAAGAATGAATGGAAAAGCAATATTGGCTGATGAGGTGGGACTTGGTAAAACAATTGAAGCAGGTTTGATATTGAAAGAATATCTTGTTCGTGGACTGGTAAAGAAGGCTTTAATACTGGCTCCTGCCTCACTCATCAATCAATGGGTGGAGGAGCTGCATTATAAATTTTATATACCAGCAGTGCCTTATAAGAAAAATACTCCATTAGAACATTGTGACGTTATCGTTCTAAGCATGGATACAGCGAAAAAAAGTCCTCACAGAGAACTTATCTTTGCGCAGGATTATGACATGATTATTATTGATGAGGCACATAAGTTAAAAAACCACAAAACCAAAATCTACGAGTTTGTGCAAAGCTTAAAGAAGAAGTTTTGCTTACTGTTAACTGCTACTCCTGTTCAAAATGATGTGTTTGAGTTATTTAACCTTATTTCTTTACTAAAACCAGGTCATCTTGGAAATTACGAAACGTTCCAATCGGCATTCTCTGCTAGCAAACATGATTTAGAGCATGATGACTACTTGAAGGAATTAGTAAACCAGGTGATGGTACGAAATCGTAGACAGGACACGGGAATAGAGTGGACGAATCGCCAAGTAAATATTATTCCAATACAGTTTACAAACGAAGAAAAAGAAGTGTACGAAATGATAGTGGATTTAAAAAATATCTCACCTGTATTCTCAGGTGCCTTTTCGATGATTACACTGCAGAAGGAAATGTGTAGTAGCAAGGAGGCTACATTCCTTACATTAAATAAAATGCGGCAAAATTGTACAAATCCAGAGGAAAATGCTTCTATAGAAAATGTTATGCAAAGATTAATGGCATTAGAAATAAATTCAAAAGCAGAGAAAGCATACGAAATAATATCACAAGCAAAGGATAAAGTAATTATTTTTACAGAATATAAAGCAAGCCAAGCATACTTACAGTGGTATTTACACACAAAAGGTATTACGAGTGTGCTTTTTAATGGGAAATTCAATAAAAATAAGAGAGATTATATGAAGCATTTATTCAAAGAGCATGCTCAAGTATTGATAGCTACTGAATCAGGTGGGGAAGGTATTAACCTTCAATTCTGTCATCATGTGATCAATTATGATTTGCCATGGAACCCGATGAAGTTAGAACAGCGAATAGGACGTGTGCACCGGTTAGGGCAAGAACATGACGTTCATATTTATAATTTGGCAATTGATAACACGATTGAGATAGATATATTACAGCTACTCTACAAAAAAATTGATGTTTTTGAAAAGGTTGTAGGTGATTTAGATGATATATTGTCCGCTTTCCAAAAAACAATTTAA
- a CDS encoding YqhG family protein, protein MYPQQVQQYLRTFFSENNCQFVNDTDHYLTVQLTIDMDKRIMNRPYYWQYVESVGAVPCPSQLTLITDQRKLKDNIKGELVHFGSPRLGQLFKATHEMGAFIQMFEQVEETIKRPILTPWLGVNYKVSYYSNQTKEMLHSLGINLMNGNIITDFHASLIEKNIASTMQPNAFLLPYVIKPVRGLERLDGVVENVIQQDDHSWAEQAKKRWQRDIRVLEFFYEGVEERPECYEMEKTALQQQYEARIKIEIINGGLFYLK, encoded by the coding sequence ATGTATCCGCAACAAGTTCAACAGTACTTACGAACTTTTTTCTCAGAAAATAATTGTCAGTTCGTGAATGACACGGATCACTATCTTACCGTTCAGCTGACGATTGATATGGATAAACGAATTATGAATAGACCTTATTATTGGCAATACGTCGAAAGTGTAGGGGCAGTACCTTGTCCGTCACAGCTCACATTAATAACGGACCAAAGAAAGCTAAAAGATAATATCAAGGGGGAATTGGTACACTTTGGATCACCACGACTTGGCCAACTCTTTAAAGCAACACATGAAATGGGTGCTTTTATCCAAATGTTTGAGCAGGTGGAAGAGACGATTAAACGTCCAATATTAACTCCCTGGCTAGGGGTGAACTATAAAGTTTCCTATTACAGTAACCAAACGAAAGAAATGCTCCATTCCTTAGGTATTAATCTAATGAATGGCAATATAATAACGGATTTTCATGCTTCTTTAATCGAGAAGAATATCGCTTCTACAATGCAGCCAAATGCTTTTTTATTACCTTACGTTATAAAACCAGTTCGGGGTTTAGAGCGTTTAGATGGAGTGGTTGAAAACGTTATTCAGCAGGATGATCATTCATGGGCCGAACAAGCCAAAAAAAGATGGCAGCGAGATATACGGGTGTTAGAATTCTTTTATGAGGGAGTAGAGGAAAGACCTGAATGCTACGAGATGGAGAAAACTGCATTACAGCAACAATACGAAGCAAGAATAAAGATAGAAATTATAAATGGTGGTCTGTTTTATTTAAAATAG
- a CDS encoding DUF2238 domain-containing protein, translating to MKYKKNSKIHIILFAIVIFVLLWSVIKPLDYLDWLAEVSPGVVIITILVLTYKKFRFTTLSYVIISFLCILTFIGGHYTYSEVPLFNWIKDEFDLKRNNYDRMGHFFKGFSAIVVRETLLRLTPLSKGAWLFGITTSIVLSIAALYEIIEWLSTKVSKGGKASKDFVGMQGDQWDAQWDMALAFIGCVIALLILSKWHNKFLKK from the coding sequence TTGAAGTATAAAAAAAATTCTAAAATACATATTATCCTTTTTGCTATCGTTATCTTCGTTTTATTATGGTCAGTGATCAAACCATTAGATTATCTCGATTGGTTAGCAGAAGTAAGTCCTGGAGTGGTTATTATAACCATACTTGTCTTAACCTATAAGAAATTTCGATTCACCACGCTGTCATATGTAATTATTTCCTTTTTATGTATTCTTACATTTATAGGAGGTCATTATACATATTCCGAGGTTCCGTTGTTTAATTGGATTAAAGATGAATTTGATTTAAAACGAAATAATTATGACCGTATGGGACATTTCTTTAAAGGTTTCTCTGCGATTGTAGTAAGAGAAACACTGCTACGTCTTACCCCATTATCAAAAGGGGCATGGCTGTTTGGAATCACGACAAGCATCGTCTTATCCATCGCAGCGTTATATGAAATTATTGAATGGTTAAGTACGAAAGTTTCGAAAGGTGGCAAGGCTTCTAAAGACTTTGTAGGTATGCAAGGGGATCAGTGGGATGCTCAATGGGATATGGCTTTGGCATTCATTGGTTGTGTGATCGCCTTACTTATCTTATCGAAATGGCATAATAAGTTCCTGAAGAAGTAA
- the tlp gene encoding small acid-soluble spore protein Tlp: protein MTDNNKPKPDDRSDNVRKLKKMVNNTKENMEAAEETMEHTTGNDREAIQEKNKRRKESIEGFRREILDEAEARKK, encoded by the coding sequence GTGACTGATAACAATAAGCCAAAACCAGATGATCGATCAGATAATGTGAGAAAGTTGAAGAAAATGGTGAATAATACGAAGGAGAATATGGAGGCCGCAGAAGAGACGATGGAACACACTACTGGTAATGATCGAGAAGCTATCCAAGAGAAAAACAAACGTAGAAAAGAAAGTATTGAAGGTTTTCGAAGAGAAATTTTAGACGAGGCAGAAGCTCGCAAAAAATAA
- a CDS encoding LysM peptidoglycan-binding domain-containing protein: protein MKKHIIALTAFVTLSVGAAGQASASNVHTVEKGDTLWSISQAENVSVQDLQQWNDLNSTVIYPSQQLRVEGALETYIVVSGDTLSTIAEKHNVTVKQLMSNNQLTSDLIIPGDKLVLKGSKVTQPEVKGATKTSVTSNTPSETKPAATAAKELTMTSTAYTASCAGCSGITATGINLKANPNQKVISVDPNVIPLGSKVWVEGYGEAIAGDTGGAIKGNKIDIFIPSKQAAINWGRKEVKVKILD, encoded by the coding sequence ATGAAAAAACACATTATTGCACTAACCGCATTTGTAACACTATCAGTAGGAGCGGCAGGACAAGCGTCTGCGTCAAACGTTCATACGGTAGAAAAAGGAGATACACTTTGGTCAATTTCTCAAGCAGAGAATGTTAGTGTGCAAGACTTACAACAATGGAACGATCTTAATTCAACCGTTATATACCCATCTCAACAGTTAAGAGTGGAGGGAGCTCTAGAAACGTATATCGTTGTTTCAGGAGATACATTATCTACTATTGCAGAAAAACATAATGTGACTGTAAAACAACTAATGTCGAACAATCAGCTAACAAGTGATTTAATCATACCTGGTGACAAATTAGTGTTGAAAGGATCGAAGGTTACACAGCCCGAGGTAAAAGGAGCTACGAAAACTTCTGTTACTTCTAATACACCATCAGAGACTAAACCTGCTGCTACTGCTGCGAAAGAGTTAACAATGACCTCTACAGCATATACAGCGTCATGCGCAGGATGCTCAGGAATCACAGCGACTGGCATTAATCTAAAAGCTAATCCAAACCAAAAAGTTATTTCTGTTGATCCAAATGTAATTCCCTTAGGATCAAAAGTATGGGTAGAGGGTTATGGAGAAGCAATTGCTGGTGATACAGGCGGTGCCATAAAAGGAAATAAAATAGATATTTTCATCCCATCAAAACAAGCAGCGATCAATTGGGGACGCAAAGAAGTGAAAGTAAAAATATTAGATTAA
- a CDS encoding iron-containing alcohol dehydrogenase, translating into MSEKITLPPISYTGWGSLSHLLEEVERFNAKKILVITDPFLKDIGITNKVVDPLEETGYSTEIYTDVVPEPPLAIGEKLVAYTRENAFDLVIGVGGGSALDLSKLAGVIASHEGKVADYLNLTGTKKVTKKGIPTILIPTTSGTGSEVTNISVLSLETTKDVITHDYLLADVAIVDPALTISLPPKVTAATGVDALTHAVESYISKNASPVSDALALQAIRLISNSIRTAVTNGEDKQARTDMSYGSYLAGLAFFNAGVAGVHALAYPIGGQFHIAHGDSNAVLLPYVMGYIRPSCEKRMKDIYDAMGFSSANLSQEEASYKCVAELKRLVEDVNIPSTLKGFNITEDALDSLTIDALKQKRILARSPMPLLKEDIYIIYKAAFDGVIIEK; encoded by the coding sequence ATGTCTGAAAAAATTACATTACCACCGATTAGCTATACTGGTTGGGGTTCCCTTTCCCACTTATTAGAAGAAGTTGAACGCTTTAACGCGAAAAAAATTCTAGTTATTACGGATCCATTCTTAAAGGATATAGGTATAACCAATAAAGTAGTCGATCCACTGGAAGAAACAGGTTATTCAACAGAGATTTATACAGATGTTGTTCCAGAACCACCTTTAGCAATCGGCGAAAAATTAGTCGCTTATACCCGTGAAAATGCATTCGATTTGGTTATTGGTGTAGGCGGTGGTAGCGCACTAGACCTATCTAAGCTTGCTGGAGTCATCGCTTCGCATGAAGGAAAAGTTGCAGATTACTTAAATTTGACCGGCACAAAGAAAGTTACAAAAAAAGGTATTCCTACCATATTAATCCCAACAACTTCTGGAACTGGTTCGGAAGTGACAAATATCTCGGTTCTTTCACTTGAAACTACTAAAGACGTTATAACACATGATTATTTATTGGCAGATGTCGCAATAGTAGATCCTGCCTTAACCATTTCATTACCACCAAAAGTAACTGCTGCAACTGGAGTAGATGCACTTACTCATGCGGTAGAATCATATATATCTAAAAATGCTAGCCCCGTGTCTGATGCATTGGCGTTACAAGCAATTCGATTAATTAGTAATTCTATCCGTACTGCAGTTACCAATGGAGAAGATAAACAAGCGCGTACAGATATGAGTTATGGTAGCTATTTAGCAGGTCTAGCCTTCTTCAATGCAGGCGTTGCTGGAGTTCATGCGTTAGCTTATCCAATTGGTGGACAATTCCATATAGCGCATGGTGATTCCAATGCTGTTTTACTTCCATATGTAATGGGATATATTCGTCCAAGTTGCGAAAAACGAATGAAAGATATTTACGATGCGATGGGCTTTAGCTCTGCGAATCTTTCACAAGAAGAAGCATCATACAAATGCGTTGCTGAACTGAAACGTTTAGTAGAAGACGTAAATATCCCTTCGACGTTAAAAGGATTCAACATAACTGAGGATGCACTGGATAGCTTAACAATAGATGCTCTTAAGCAGAAACGAATTCTCGCTCGTAGTCCGATGCCATTATTAAAAGAGGATATCTATATCATCTACAAAGCCGCATTTGATGGAGTTATTATAGAAAAATAA
- a CDS encoding SIMPL domain-containing protein, producing MLYSGIPSLSVPMVRVITVTGSGVVEALPNYVQLQVEVRSEGEEVQQTQVENAEIMNRVIQSLLALNIPRENIQTAAFNIFPQYDFIEGKQLFRGYEVTNALTVKIDDTEKAGIVIDTAVANGANSVSSIQFGLDNPELVYQQALQRALQNTQTKAQTIAQTMKLTLYPQPISIVEEQQQNGPVLYKTLSMASSQAGTPIEQGEISVTATVTVKYQY from the coding sequence ATGTTGTATTCAGGTATTCCATCACTTTCGGTTCCTATGGTGCGAGTCATCACGGTAACTGGTAGTGGGGTGGTAGAGGCATTGCCTAACTATGTTCAACTCCAAGTAGAAGTTAGGTCGGAAGGGGAAGAGGTGCAACAAACGCAGGTAGAAAATGCAGAAATCATGAACCGTGTTATTCAATCCTTGTTGGCTTTGAATATTCCAAGGGAAAATATACAAACAGCAGCTTTTAATATTTTTCCTCAATATGATTTTATTGAGGGAAAACAGTTATTTAGAGGATATGAGGTAACGAATGCCCTTACGGTAAAAATAGACGATACTGAAAAAGCTGGTATAGTAATCGACACTGCGGTGGCGAATGGAGCCAATAGTGTATCGTCAATTCAATTTGGTCTAGATAATCCAGAGCTTGTTTATCAACAGGCACTTCAGCGAGCTCTCCAAAATACCCAAACGAAAGCACAAACAATTGCTCAGACGATGAAGCTCACACTATATCCACAACCGATTTCCATCGTGGAAGAGCAGCAACAAAATGGACCAGTACTTTATAAGACGTTATCGATGGCTAGTTCACAGGCGGGAACACCGATTGAGCAAGGAGAAATTTCTGTAACTGCAACTGTTACTGTTAAATATCAGTATTAA